A portion of the Cyanobium sp. PCC 7001 genome contains these proteins:
- a CDS encoding patatin family protein, producing the protein MKQVGLALGSGGARGWAHIGVIRALQEEGIGISGIAGASIGALVGAMYCAGELDDLEDFVRDLRWRDLLTYFDMVFPTSGLLDGNRVYELLSEHMQAMRIEDAAIPFCCVATDLIRGKEVQLRSGCMVDAVRASISVPGIFTPFCDGDRFLGDGGIVNPVPVDVARDLGAELVIAVNLNRNHVTGGLAETARPSAVGESRNQETVERKRREGVNQRRETFLRNLQQRFESLQDTLNDKMDQWFDAEDPGPNIFEVIGTSLNVMEQQVTRGRLEVHVPDLLVEPPLHDFAIFDFHEASRIIALGHRAMRDQLPALRELL; encoded by the coding sequence GTGAAACAGGTTGGACTGGCCCTCGGCAGCGGTGGTGCCCGGGGCTGGGCCCACATCGGCGTGATCCGAGCCCTGCAGGAGGAGGGCATCGGCATCAGCGGCATTGCCGGCGCCAGCATCGGCGCCCTCGTGGGGGCGATGTACTGCGCGGGGGAACTGGACGACCTCGAGGATTTCGTGCGGGATCTGCGCTGGCGCGACCTGCTGACCTACTTCGACATGGTGTTTCCCACCAGCGGCCTGCTCGACGGCAACCGCGTCTACGAGCTGCTGTCGGAGCACATGCAGGCCATGCGGATCGAGGACGCCGCGATCCCGTTCTGCTGCGTGGCCACCGACCTGATCCGCGGCAAGGAGGTGCAGCTCCGCTCCGGTTGCATGGTGGATGCGGTGCGGGCCAGCATCTCGGTGCCGGGCATCTTCACCCCGTTCTGCGATGGAGACCGCTTCCTCGGGGATGGCGGCATCGTCAATCCGGTGCCGGTGGACGTGGCCCGCGACCTCGGGGCCGAGCTGGTGATTGCGGTGAACCTGAACCGCAACCACGTGACCGGCGGGCTGGCGGAAACAGCCCGGCCGTCCGCGGTGGGTGAGTCCCGTAACCAGGAGACGGTGGAAAGGAAGAGACGTGAAGGGGTCAACCAACGCCGCGAGACCTTTCTGCGCAACCTGCAGCAGCGCTTCGAGAGCCTCCAGGACACCCTCAACGACAAGATGGATCAGTGGTTTGATGCGGAGGACCCCGGACCGAACATCTTCGAGGTGATCGGCACGTCGCTCAACGTGATGGAGCAGCAGGTGACCCGCGGACGGCTGGAGGTGCACGTGCCGGATCTGCTGGTGGAGCCGCCCCTGCATGACTTCGCCATCTTTGACTTTCATGAGGCCAGCCGGATCATCGCGTTGGGGCACCGGGCGATGCGCGACCAGCTGCCGGCGCTGCGGGAGCTGCTCTGA
- the hemJ gene encoding protoporphyrinogen oxidase HemJ has protein sequence MVFVFSWPPEAYLWFKTLHIVGVVVWFAGLFYLVRLFIYHREAEELDPPLKLAFQEQYALMERRLANIITTPGMVVAVVCAVGLLSVNPTWLQQGWMHAKLAFVAALLAYHAFCYRLMGQLQQGRCNWNGRQLRALNELPTLLLVIVVMLVVFKNQFPTGAATWFVVALVVFMAASIQFYARWRRLRAERLAADA, from the coding sequence ATGGTGTTCGTCTTCAGCTGGCCTCCAGAGGCCTACCTGTGGTTCAAGACGCTCCACATCGTGGGCGTGGTGGTGTGGTTCGCGGGCCTCTTCTATCTGGTGCGCCTGTTCATCTACCACCGCGAGGCCGAGGAACTGGACCCCCCCTTGAAGCTGGCCTTCCAGGAGCAGTACGCCCTGATGGAACGCCGCCTCGCCAACATCATCACCACGCCGGGCATGGTGGTGGCCGTGGTCTGCGCCGTGGGGCTTCTGAGCGTGAATCCCACCTGGCTGCAGCAGGGCTGGATGCACGCCAAGCTCGCCTTCGTGGCCGCCCTGCTGGCCTATCACGCCTTCTGCTACCGGCTGATGGGGCAGCTGCAGCAGGGCCGCTGCAACTGGAACGGCCGCCAGCTGCGGGCCCTCAACGAGCTCCCAACCCTGCTGCTGGTGATCGTGGTGATGCTGGTGGTGTTCAAGAACCAGTTCCCCACCGGCGCCGCCACCTGGTTCGTGGTGGCCCTGGTGGTGTTCATGGCCGCGTCGATCCAGTTCTACGCGCGCTGGCGCCGGCTGCGGGCCGAGCGGCTGGCCGCCGACGCCTGA
- the metH gene encoding methionine synthase yields MNLTAEDFGGAALEGCNEYLVVSRPDAVQAVHRQFLEVGADVIETDTFGATSLVLAEYDIADQAFALNQRAAELARQMADAFSTPEKPRFVAGSMGPTTKLPTLGHVDFDTMKASFQEQAEGLLAGDVDLFIVETCQDVLQIKAALQGIEAAFTATGQRRPLMVSVTMETTGTMLVGSDIAAVVAILEPFPIDVLGLNCATGPEQMKEHIRYLSEHSPFVVSCIPNAGLPENIGGVAHYRLTPLEMKMQLLHFVEDLGVQVIGGCCGTTPAHIGALAELAAELTPAPRAVRTPATRHDRPLLQVEPSAASIYGTTPYHQDNSFLIIGERLNASGSKKVRELLAEEDWDGLVAVARGQVKENAHVLDVNVDYVGRDGERDMHELVSRLVTNVNLPLMLDSTEWQKMEAGLKVAGGKCILNSTNYEDGDERFFKVLELARAYGSGVVVGTIDEEGMARTAERKFAIAQRAYRDALEFGIPAHELFYDPLALPISTGIEEDRENGLATVEAIRLIRENLPGVHVVLGVSNVSFGLSPAARIVLNSVFLHDCCEAGMDAAIVSPAKILPLIKISDEHQQICRDLIYDRRRFESEQPGAICTYDPLTALTTLFEGVSAKEARASGPSLADLPVEERLKQHIIDGERIGLETALDEALQTYPALHIINTFLLDGMKVVGELFGSGQMQLPFVLQSAETMKAAVARLEPHMERVEGESSSKGKFLIATVKGDVHDIGKNLVDIILTNNGYEVINLGIKQSCEAIIEAQQQHQADCIAMSGLLVKSTAFMKDNLEAFNEAGITVPVILGGAALTPRFVHGDCRAAYRGQVVYGRDAFADLRFMDALMDAKAAEGWDDLQGFLHGAPEGVELGTSRPAAEGDATAPADPADANDSSSATVHPPAGDHRSEAVPEEPALEPPFWGSRVLSEAAIPLQEVFAYLDRNALFAGQWQLRKSQQQSREAYEAMLTEKAEPVLQGWMQRCLAEHLLTPRVAYGYFPCGRDGNAVVVFDPEQRSRPLGRFHLPRQRAGNRYCIADFYRDLAVGPAGEPLPTDVMPMQAVTMGEQATRFAQQLFAADQYTDYLYFHGLAVQMAEALAEWTHARIRHELGFGDQEPEALRDVLAQRYRGSRYSFGYPACPNVADSRQQLDWLGAERIGLSMDASDQLEPEQSTTALVALHSKARYFSA; encoded by the coding sequence ATGAACCTCACCGCCGAGGATTTCGGTGGTGCCGCCCTGGAGGGCTGCAACGAATACCTCGTGGTGTCCCGTCCCGACGCGGTGCAGGCGGTGCACCGCCAGTTCCTGGAGGTGGGCGCCGACGTGATCGAGACCGACACCTTCGGAGCCACCTCCCTGGTGCTGGCCGAGTACGACATCGCCGACCAGGCCTTCGCCCTCAACCAGCGCGCGGCGGAGCTGGCGCGTCAGATGGCCGACGCCTTCAGCACGCCGGAGAAGCCCCGGTTCGTGGCGGGATCGATGGGGCCCACCACGAAGCTGCCCACCCTGGGCCATGTGGACTTCGACACCATGAAGGCCTCGTTCCAGGAGCAGGCCGAGGGGCTTCTGGCCGGCGATGTGGACCTGTTCATCGTGGAGACCTGCCAGGACGTGCTGCAGATCAAGGCGGCGCTGCAGGGGATCGAGGCGGCCTTCACGGCCACGGGCCAGCGGCGGCCGCTGATGGTGAGCGTGACCATGGAGACCACCGGCACGATGCTGGTGGGCTCCGACATCGCGGCAGTGGTGGCGATCCTGGAGCCGTTCCCGATCGACGTGCTCGGCCTCAACTGCGCCACCGGGCCGGAGCAGATGAAGGAGCACATCCGCTACCTGAGCGAGCACAGCCCGTTTGTGGTGAGCTGCATCCCCAATGCCGGCCTGCCGGAGAACATCGGCGGGGTGGCCCACTACCGGCTGACGCCGCTGGAGATGAAGATGCAGCTGCTGCACTTCGTGGAGGACCTCGGGGTGCAGGTGATCGGCGGCTGCTGCGGTACCACGCCGGCCCACATCGGCGCCCTGGCGGAGCTGGCGGCAGAGCTCACCCCGGCTCCCCGGGCGGTACGCACCCCCGCCACCCGGCATGACCGGCCGCTGCTGCAGGTGGAACCCTCGGCCGCTTCGATCTACGGCACCACCCCCTACCACCAGGACAATTCCTTCCTGATCATCGGCGAGCGGCTCAATGCCAGCGGCTCGAAGAAGGTGCGGGAACTGCTTGCCGAGGAGGACTGGGACGGGCTGGTGGCCGTGGCCCGCGGCCAGGTGAAGGAGAACGCCCACGTGCTCGATGTGAACGTCGACTACGTGGGGCGGGATGGGGAACGGGACATGCACGAGCTGGTGAGCCGGCTCGTGACCAATGTGAATCTGCCATTGATGCTCGATTCCACCGAGTGGCAGAAGATGGAGGCCGGCCTCAAGGTGGCCGGCGGCAAGTGCATCCTCAACTCCACCAACTACGAAGACGGCGACGAGCGTTTCTTCAAGGTGCTGGAACTGGCGCGGGCCTACGGCTCCGGTGTGGTCGTGGGCACCATCGATGAGGAGGGCATGGCGCGCACGGCGGAGCGCAAGTTCGCCATCGCCCAGCGGGCCTACCGCGATGCCCTGGAGTTCGGCATTCCGGCCCACGAACTCTTCTACGACCCGCTGGCCCTGCCCATCTCCACCGGCATCGAGGAAGACCGCGAAAACGGTCTCGCCACGGTGGAGGCGATCCGGCTGATCCGGGAGAACCTCCCGGGTGTGCATGTGGTGCTCGGGGTGAGCAATGTGAGCTTCGGCCTCTCACCGGCAGCACGCATCGTGCTCAATTCGGTGTTCCTGCACGACTGCTGCGAGGCGGGCATGGACGCGGCGATCGTCAGTCCGGCCAAGATCCTGCCCCTGATCAAGATCAGCGATGAGCACCAGCAGATCTGCCGCGATCTGATCTACGACCGGCGCCGCTTCGAGAGCGAGCAGCCCGGTGCCATCTGCACCTACGACCCGCTCACGGCCCTCACCACCCTGTTCGAGGGCGTCAGCGCCAAGGAAGCCCGCGCCTCGGGGCCTTCCCTGGCCGATCTGCCGGTGGAGGAGCGCCTCAAGCAGCACATCATCGATGGCGAGCGCATCGGCCTGGAGACGGCCCTCGACGAGGCCCTGCAGACCTATCCGGCTCTGCACATCATCAACACCTTCCTGCTGGACGGCATGAAGGTGGTGGGGGAGCTGTTCGGCTCCGGTCAGATGCAGCTGCCGTTCGTGCTGCAGAGCGCCGAAACGATGAAGGCGGCGGTGGCCCGTCTCGAACCCCACATGGAGCGGGTGGAAGGGGAAAGCAGCAGCAAGGGCAAATTCCTGATCGCCACGGTGAAGGGCGATGTGCACGACATCGGCAAGAATCTCGTGGACATCATCCTCACCAACAACGGCTATGAGGTGATCAATCTCGGCATCAAACAGAGCTGCGAAGCCATCATCGAAGCTCAGCAGCAGCACCAGGCCGACTGCATCGCCATGAGCGGGCTGCTGGTGAAGTCCACGGCCTTCATGAAGGACAACCTGGAGGCCTTCAATGAGGCCGGCATCACGGTGCCGGTGATTCTCGGGGGAGCGGCTCTCACCCCCCGCTTCGTGCACGGCGACTGCCGTGCCGCCTACCGCGGCCAGGTGGTGTACGGCCGTGATGCCTTTGCCGATCTGCGCTTCATGGACGCGCTGATGGACGCCAAGGCGGCCGAGGGCTGGGATGACCTGCAGGGCTTCCTCCATGGTGCCCCCGAGGGCGTGGAGCTGGGGACCAGCCGCCCCGCGGCCGAGGGGGACGCGACCGCCCCCGCCGACCCGGCGGACGCGAACGACAGCAGCTCCGCGACGGTCCACCCCCCCGCCGGCGATCACCGCTCCGAGGCGGTGCCCGAGGAGCCGGCGCTGGAGCCCCCCTTCTGGGGCAGCCGGGTGCTGAGCGAGGCGGCCATTCCCCTGCAGGAGGTGTTCGCCTACCTCGATCGCAACGCCCTCTTCGCCGGCCAGTGGCAGCTGCGCAAGAGCCAGCAGCAGAGCCGCGAGGCCTACGAGGCGATGCTGACGGAGAAGGCAGAACCCGTGCTGCAGGGCTGGATGCAGCGCTGCCTCGCGGAGCACCTGCTCACCCCCCGGGTGGCCTATGGCTACTTCCCCTGCGGCCGCGACGGCAATGCTGTGGTGGTGTTCGATCCTGAGCAGCGGTCCCGGCCCCTGGGGCGCTTTCACCTGCCCCGTCAACGGGCGGGCAACCGCTACTGCATCGCCGATTTCTACCGCGACCTCGCCGTGGGACCGGCCGGCGAGCCGCTGCCCACCGATGTGATGCCGATGCAGGCCGTCACCATGGGCGAGCAGGCCACCCGCTTCGCGCAGCAGCTCTTCGCCGCCGACCAGTACACCGACTACCTCTACTTCCACGGTCTGGCGGTGCAGATGGCCGAGGCCCTGGCCGAATGGACCCATGCCCGCATCCGGCATGAACTGGGCTTCGGCGATCAGGAGCCTGAAGCCCTGCGGGATGTGCTGGCCCAGCGCTATCGGGGCAGTCGCTATTCCTTCGGTTACCCCGCCTGTCCCAACGTGGCCGATTCGCGCCAGCAGCTGGACTGGCTCGGCGCCGAGCGCATCGGCCTCAGCATGGACGCCAGCGATCAGCTGGAGCCGGAACAGAGCACCACCGCCCTGGTGGCCCTGCACAGCAAGGCGCGTTACTTCAGCGCCTGA
- the cobN gene encoding cobaltochelatase subunit CobN, with the protein MHRLAALPGGSDQADQGAYVEQPAAPVILLTHADTDLVAVDRVLAESPDLVEGAVRGLNLAALAHPAVIDHYIATTVRQARLVVVRLLGGRGHWTYGLDQLALWAEPEGRDLVVLAGTAEEEVGLAGCGTVDPALAIALGRCLREGGAANVRSVLKALNGLLQGRMPLPPAVQPLPDPAAHDWRDETGPRVGVIAYRALLQAGDLALMDRTLAALRGRGLCPRGLWVSGLRDPAVQRGVSDLLRREGVAAVLCSTSFASVQFEDAGLGAPLWEALDVPVLQLLCSSQPRAAWAASSIGLTPTDLTLQVALPELDGRITTRIGAFKQTRAASERLASGLQGYDPDPGRLEWIAELTARWVTLGRTAAAERHVALVLANYPTRNSRLANGVGLDTPASTALMLLWLREAGYDLGERQLPADGDALIGQLLAGLSNDPESGHRPALDHLGLRAYQHWYATLPEQGRERLEAVWGPPERDGGLVTTRERQQAFPIRGLRFGRVVVLIQPERGFDRDPSLSYHSPDLPPTHAYLAQYLWLRQSFGAQVVVHVGKHGNLEWLPGKGLGLSDQCYPEWALGPMPHLYPFIVNDPGEGSQAKRRSQAVILDHLTPPLGRAGLHGDLQRLEGLLDEYWEASQLGGARADALRSTLRERLQALDLPLAAAEADLDARLDAADGYLCELKEAQIRLGLHTYGRLPESGRLAELLLCLARPPQAGMAGLTQALARDRGLDFDPWSDPEEQRLAETDRQRLQAGVGAAQAPGVLRTVGDGAALLEQEALALCRQALRLDTAADSPRPGPITRACLDHLHRQLLPRLLGCGDAERQAFLRGLEGRRIAAGPAGAPTRGRPDLLPTGRNFYAVDLRGLPTEAAWDLGRRSAELLLELHLQDEGEHLRRLALSVWGTSTMRNGGEDIAQALALLGVRPVWDGPTRRLVDLELIPLNLLGRPRVDVTLRISGLFRDAFPQLVGWMHRATTLVAELEEDEAHNPLAAAARREGHCARIYGSAPGAYGAGLQGLIDSGQWEERDDLGEAFLNWSSWSYAPEGSGHAGAASIEARADRQGLEQRLRSVQVVLHNQDNREHDLLDSDDYYQFQGGLSAAAERLQGRRPALWFGDHSRSSRPRVHRIEKEFDKVLRSRVLNPRWIRAMQEHGYKGGFEMAATLDYLFAYDASTGRMPAWSYGAVWDHWLADPEVRRFLERRNPWALRDMAERLLEAHHRGLWNHAGAERISQLEQLVLDTESLIEQSP; encoded by the coding sequence ATGCACAGGCTGGCGGCACTACCGGGGGGATCGGACCAGGCGGACCAGGGGGCCTACGTGGAGCAGCCCGCTGCACCCGTGATCCTGCTCACCCACGCCGACACCGACCTGGTGGCGGTGGACCGGGTGCTGGCGGAATCGCCGGACCTGGTGGAGGGGGCGGTGCGGGGCCTCAACCTGGCCGCTCTGGCCCATCCGGCCGTGATCGACCACTACATCGCCACAACGGTGCGGCAGGCGCGGCTGGTGGTGGTACGGCTGCTGGGGGGCCGTGGTCACTGGACCTACGGGCTGGACCAGCTGGCCCTCTGGGCCGAGCCCGAGGGCCGCGACCTGGTGGTGCTGGCCGGCACGGCGGAGGAGGAGGTGGGGCTGGCCGGCTGCGGCACCGTGGACCCCGCGCTGGCCATCGCCCTGGGGCGCTGCCTGCGGGAGGGCGGCGCCGCCAACGTGCGTTCAGTGCTCAAGGCCCTGAATGGGCTGCTGCAGGGCCGGATGCCGCTGCCGCCGGCCGTGCAGCCCCTGCCGGATCCCGCTGCCCACGACTGGCGCGACGAAACGGGGCCACGGGTGGGGGTGATCGCCTACCGCGCCCTGCTGCAGGCCGGCGATCTGGCCCTGATGGACCGCACCCTGGCGGCGCTGCGCGGCCGGGGATTGTGTCCGCGGGGCCTCTGGGTGAGCGGGCTGCGGGATCCGGCGGTGCAGCGCGGCGTGAGCGATCTGCTGCGGCGCGAGGGGGTGGCGGCGGTGCTGTGCAGCACCTCGTTCGCCTCGGTGCAGTTCGAGGACGCCGGGCTGGGGGCGCCCCTGTGGGAGGCCCTGGATGTGCCGGTGCTGCAGCTGCTGTGCAGCAGCCAGCCCCGGGCGGCCTGGGCCGCCAGCAGCATCGGGCTGACCCCCACCGATCTCACGCTGCAGGTGGCGCTGCCGGAGCTGGATGGGCGCATCACCACCCGCATCGGAGCCTTCAAGCAGACGCGCGCAGCCAGCGAACGGCTCGCCTCAGGGCTGCAGGGCTACGACCCGGATCCCGGCCGGCTGGAATGGATCGCGGAGCTCACGGCCCGCTGGGTGACGCTGGGACGTACAGCGGCGGCCGAGCGCCACGTGGCTCTGGTGCTGGCCAACTACCCGACCCGCAACAGCCGTCTGGCCAACGGCGTCGGCCTCGACACCCCGGCGTCCACAGCCCTGATGCTGTTATGGCTGCGGGAGGCCGGCTACGACCTCGGCGAGCGGCAGTTGCCGGCCGATGGCGATGCCCTGATCGGCCAGCTGCTGGCGGGACTGAGCAACGACCCCGAGAGCGGCCATCGGCCGGCCCTGGATCATCTGGGCCTGCGGGCCTACCAGCACTGGTACGCCACCCTGCCGGAGCAGGGCCGGGAGCGTCTGGAGGCGGTGTGGGGTCCTCCGGAGCGGGATGGAGGGCTGGTGACCACGCGGGAGCGGCAGCAGGCCTTCCCGATCCGGGGGCTGCGCTTCGGCCGTGTGGTGGTGCTGATCCAACCGGAACGGGGCTTCGACCGGGATCCGAGCCTCAGCTATCACAGTCCGGATCTGCCCCCCACCCACGCCTACCTGGCCCAGTACCTGTGGCTGCGGCAGAGCTTCGGCGCCCAGGTGGTGGTGCACGTGGGCAAGCACGGCAACCTCGAGTGGCTGCCCGGCAAGGGGCTGGGGCTCTCGGACCAGTGCTACCCGGAGTGGGCCCTGGGGCCGATGCCCCACCTCTATCCCTTCATCGTGAACGACCCCGGTGAGGGCTCCCAGGCCAAGCGCCGCAGCCAGGCGGTGATTCTCGATCACCTCACGCCGCCGCTCGGGCGGGCTGGGCTGCACGGGGATCTGCAACGCCTGGAGGGGCTGCTCGACGAGTACTGGGAGGCGAGCCAGCTCGGCGGTGCCAGGGCCGACGCCCTGCGCAGCACCCTGCGGGAGCGGCTCCAGGCCCTGGACCTGCCCCTGGCCGCGGCGGAGGCCGATCTCGATGCCCGGCTGGATGCGGCCGATGGTTACCTGTGCGAGCTGAAGGAAGCCCAGATCCGCCTGGGGCTCCACACCTATGGACGCCTGCCCGAATCCGGGCGGCTGGCCGAACTGCTGCTCTGCCTGGCTCGTCCGCCCCAGGCCGGCATGGCGGGCCTGACCCAGGCCCTCGCCAGAGACCGGGGGCTGGACTTCGATCCCTGGAGCGATCCGGAAGAACAGCGTCTGGCGGAGACCGACCGGCAACGGCTCCAGGCTGGTGTCGGCGCCGCCCAGGCCCCCGGTGTTCTGCGCACGGTGGGCGATGGAGCGGCCCTGCTGGAGCAGGAGGCTCTGGCGCTCTGCCGCCAGGCCCTCCGCCTGGACACGGCAGCGGACAGCCCCAGGCCAGGCCCCATCACCCGGGCGTGCCTGGATCACCTGCACCGGCAGCTCTTGCCCCGCCTGCTGGGCTGTGGCGACGCCGAGCGGCAGGCCTTCCTGCGGGGACTGGAGGGCCGGCGCATCGCCGCCGGACCGGCCGGAGCACCCACCCGGGGCCGGCCCGATCTGCTGCCCACCGGCCGCAACTTCTACGCGGTGGACCTGCGCGGCCTCCCCACCGAGGCGGCCTGGGACCTGGGTCGCCGCAGCGCCGAGCTGCTGCTGGAGCTCCATCTGCAGGACGAGGGGGAGCATCTGCGCCGACTCGCCCTCTCGGTATGGGGCACCAGCACGATGCGCAACGGCGGTGAGGATATCGCCCAGGCCCTGGCCCTGCTGGGCGTGCGGCCCGTGTGGGATGGACCGACGCGCCGGCTGGTGGACCTGGAGCTGATCCCGCTCAACCTGCTGGGGCGGCCGCGGGTGGATGTGACCCTGCGCATCTCCGGCCTGTTCCGCGATGCCTTCCCCCAGCTGGTGGGGTGGATGCACCGGGCCACCACGCTGGTGGCGGAGCTCGAGGAGGACGAAGCCCACAACCCCCTGGCGGCGGCAGCACGGCGGGAGGGTCACTGCGCCCGCATCTACGGGTCGGCCCCGGGGGCCTACGGGGCGGGCCTGCAGGGCCTGATCGACAGCGGCCAGTGGGAGGAGCGGGACGATCTGGGCGAGGCGTTCCTGAACTGGAGCAGCTGGAGCTATGCGCCGGAGGGTTCAGGTCATGCGGGGGCGGCGTCGATCGAAGCCCGTGCGGATCGGCAGGGGCTGGAGCAGCGGCTGCGCAGCGTGCAGGTGGTGCTGCACAACCAGGACAACCGGGAGCATGACCTGCTCGACTCCGACGACTACTACCAGTTCCAGGGGGGGTTGAGCGCCGCTGCCGAACGGCTGCAGGGCCGCCGGCCGGCCCTCTGGTTCGGCGACCACTCCCGCAGCAGCCGGCCGCGGGTGCACCGGATCGAGAAGGAATTCGACAAGGTGCTGCGCAGCCGGGTGCTCAACCCGCGCTGGATCAGGGCGATGCAGGAGCACGGCTACAAGGGCGGCTTCGAGATGGCCGCCACCCTGGACTACCTGTTCGCCTACGACGCCAGCACCGGACGCATGCCTGCCTGGAGCTACGGCGCGGTGTGGGACCACTGGCTGGCGGATCCCGAGGTGCGCCGCTTCCTTGAACGCCGCAACCCGTGGGCGCTGCGCGACATGGCCGAACGGCTGCTGGAGGCCCACCACCGCGGCCTCTGGAACCACGCCGGTGCCGAACGGATCAGCCAGCTGGAGCAGCTGGTGCTGGACACTGAAAGCCTAATCGAACAGTCACCCTGA
- a CDS encoding PHP domain-containing protein encodes MAVPASPRASHPLSAVLAQVEPASCPTRFNFHCHTICSDGSLTPEGLAHQALAIGLDHLAVTDHHALQAHAPISAVFEAASARGQAVPTLWRGVEISCLLEGCLVHVLALGFGAEHPSLEPYLQGRSVVGPALRAGAVVQAIHAAGGLALLAHPARYRRPFPHLLAAAADLGFDGAEAWYDYDLQAAWSPTPLVCEAIARDLGHRRLLMSCGTDTHGVNLCGR; translated from the coding sequence ATGGCCGTTCCCGCCTCTCCCCGTGCTTCCCATCCCCTGTCCGCCGTGCTGGCGCAGGTGGAGCCGGCCAGTTGTCCCACCCGGTTCAACTTCCACTGCCACACCATCTGCAGCGATGGCAGCCTCACCCCGGAGGGCCTGGCCCATCAGGCTCTGGCGATCGGTCTCGATCACCTGGCCGTGACCGATCACCATGCCCTGCAGGCCCATGCCCCGATCTCCGCGGTGTTCGAGGCCGCCTCGGCGCGGGGCCAGGCGGTTCCGACCCTCTGGCGGGGTGTGGAGATCAGCTGTCTGCTGGAGGGGTGTCTGGTGCATGTGCTGGCCCTCGGCTTCGGAGCGGAGCACCCTTCCCTGGAGCCCTACCTGCAGGGCCGGTCCGTGGTGGGGCCAGCCCTGCGTGCCGGGGCCGTGGTGCAGGCCATCCATGCCGCCGGGGGCCTGGCTCTGCTGGCCCATCCGGCCCGCTACCGCCGCCCCTTCCCGCACCTGCTGGCGGCGGCGGCCGACCTCGGTTTCGACGGGGCCGAGGCCTGGTACGACTACGACCTCCAGGCGGCCTGGTCACCCACGCCGCTGGTGTGCGAGGCGATCGCCAGGGATCTAGGCCATCGTCGCCTTTTGATGAGTTGTGGTACGGATACCCATGGGGTGAACCTCTGCGGCCGCTAG
- a CDS encoding DCC1-like thiol-disulfide oxidoreductase family protein, giving the protein MLVFDGGCLFCRHFALLSELKGGIPDLQIRDGRADTALRHALAARGHHLRDGAMVLKGDQVWHGAEAIAWISSRMRPSTALLQLLKLVMAERRRARWLYPLLLLARRSALAWRGLPVDPDQASC; this is encoded by the coding sequence GTGCTGGTCTTCGACGGCGGCTGCCTGTTCTGCCGACACTTCGCCCTGCTCAGTGAGCTGAAAGGCGGCATCCCCGATCTGCAGATCCGCGATGGCCGGGCCGACACGGCGCTCCGCCATGCGTTGGCAGCGCGGGGCCATCACCTGCGGGATGGCGCCATGGTTCTGAAGGGAGACCAGGTGTGGCACGGGGCCGAGGCGATCGCCTGGATCAGTTCCCGGATGCGGCCCAGCACGGCCCTGCTGCAGTTGCTCAAGCTGGTGATGGCGGAGCGGAGGCGGGCTCGGTGGCTCTACCCGTTGCTGCTGCTGGCGCGTCGCAGCGCTCTGGCCTGGCGCGGGCTGCCCGTCGACCCCGATCAGGCCTCCTGCTGA
- a CDS encoding branched-chain amino acid transaminase — translation MHQFLPYAWFDGKVVRFEEATLSVATHALHYGTGAFGGMRALPNPADPKEILLFRADRHARRLSQSARLLLTDLPEETIHTAIQAFLVANQPTCPVYLRPFVYTSDLGIAPRLHNIETNFLIYGLELGDYLSPDGVSCRISSWTRQEDRSLPLRGKISGAYITSSLAKTEAVKSGFEEAILMNSRGKVSEASGMNLFLVRDGQLITPGVDQDILEGITRASVIELARAMGLEVIERAVDKSELFIADEVFLSGTAAKVTPVRRVETTDLPSERPVMERLRDRLTLITEGRDPAYDHWVTRIRIDS, via the coding sequence ATGCACCAGTTCCTGCCCTACGCCTGGTTCGATGGCAAGGTCGTGCGCTTCGAGGAGGCCACCCTCTCGGTGGCGACCCACGCCCTCCATTACGGCACCGGCGCCTTCGGGGGGATGCGGGCCCTGCCCAACCCTGCCGATCCCAAGGAGATCCTGCTGTTCCGGGCTGACCGCCATGCCCGCCGGCTGAGCCAGAGCGCTCGCCTGCTGCTCACCGACCTGCCGGAGGAGACCATCCACACGGCGATCCAGGCCTTCCTGGTGGCCAACCAGCCCACCTGCCCGGTGTACCTGCGGCCGTTCGTGTACACCAGCGATCTGGGCATCGCCCCGCGTCTGCACAACATCGAGACCAACTTCCTCATCTACGGCCTCGAGCTTGGCGACTATCTCTCGCCCGACGGGGTGAGCTGCCGCATCAGTTCCTGGACCCGTCAGGAAGACCGCTCCCTGCCCCTGCGCGGCAAGATCAGCGGCGCCTACATCACCAGCTCCCTGGCCAAGACGGAGGCCGTGAAGAGCGGCTTCGAGGAGGCGATCCTGATGAACAGCCGCGGCAAGGTGAGCGAGGCCAGCGGCATGAACCTCTTCCTGGTGCGCGATGGCCAGCTGATCACCCCCGGGGTGGATCAGGACATCCTCGAGGGCATCACCCGTGCCAGCGTGATCGAACTGGCCCGGGCCATGGGTCTGGAGGTGATCGAGCGCGCCGTGGACAAGAGCGAACTGTTCATCGCCGACGAAGTGTTCCTCAGCGGCACCGCCGCCAAGGTGACGCCGGTGCGGCGGGTGGAGACCACCGACCTGCCCTCGGAGCGTCCCGTGATGGAACGGCTGCGCGATCGCCTCACCCTGATCACGGAAGGGCGCGATCCCGCCTATGACCACTGGGTGACGCGGATCCGCATCGACAGCTGA